The Geminocystis sp. NIES-3708 genomic sequence AAGTAGCTCGTATTATCTACGTTAATAAACTTGATCGAACTGGGGCAGATTTCTACCGTGTTGTTAAACAAGTTAAAGAAATTTTAGCCGCCGAACCTTTAGTCATGGTATTACCCATCGGTGTAGAAACTGAATTTAAAGGGGTAGTTGATTTATTAACTCGTAAGGCTTGGATTTGGGATGATTCTGGTGATCCTTTTGCTTACACCATTGAAGATGTACCCGAAGACATGAAAGACGATGTGGAAGTGTATCGTGAACAGTTAATCGAAATGGCGGTACAACAAGACGATGATTTAATGGAAAAATATCTCGAAGGCGAAGAAATTGCTATTGATGATATTAAACGTTGTATCCGTAAAGGCACTCGTGATCTAGCTTTCTTCCCTACCTATTGCGGTTCTTCCTTCAAAAACAAAGGGGTACAATTAATTTTGGACGCTGTAATTGACTATTTACCTGATCCTACTGAAGTTAACCCTCAACCTATTACTGATATTGAAGGTAATGAAACTGGAGAATTTGCCATTGTCGATGCGAATGAACCTTTACGTGCTTTAGCTTTCAAAATTATGGATGATCGCTATGGTGCTTTAACCTTCACTCGTATTTATTCTGGGGTATTAAGTAAAGGTATGACCATTTTAAATACCGCTACGGGTAAAACTGATCGAATTGGTCGTTTAGTGGAAATGCACGCTAATGATCGTATTGAGATTGAATCGGCTCAAGCTGGTGATATTGTCGCTATTGTGGGTATGAAAAATGTGCAAACTGGTCACACTTTATGTGATCCTAACAATCCTGCAACCCTTGAACCGATGGTATTCCCTGATCCTGTAATCTCGATCGCTATCAAGCCTAAAAATAAAGGTGGTAACGAAAAAATGGGTCTTGCTCTCAGTAAAATGGTACAAGAAGATCCTTCTTTTTACGTTGAAACCGATCAAGAAAGTGGCGAAACTATTATTAAAGGGATGGGTGAATTACACCTCGATATTAAAGTTGATATTCTTAAACGTACTCACGGCGTAGAAGTGGAAGTTGGGAAACCTCAAGTAGCTTATCGTGAATCTATTACCAAAGTAGTTAACGATAGTTACACTCACAAAAAACAATCTGGTGGTTCTGGTCAATTTGGACGTATCGACTACACCGTTGAACCGGGCGAACCGGGTACTGGCTTCCAGTTTGAATCTAAAGTAACTGGTGGTAACGTACCTCGTGAATTTTGGCCTGCGGTACAAAAAGGCTTCCAAGCTAGTATTGTTAAAGGTGTCTTAGCTGGTTTCCCCTGTGTTGACTTAAAAGTCACTTTAACAGATGGTGCATTTCACGCTGTGGACTCTAGTGCCATCGCCTTTGAAATTGCTGCCCGTGCGGGTTATCGTCAATCTATTCCTAAAGCTGGTCCTCAATTATTAGAACCTATTATGAATATTGATGTTTTCACTCCTGAAGATCACATGGGAGATGTAATTGGTGATCTTAACCGTCGTCGTGGGATGATTAAATCTCAAAGCACAACTCCTATGGGTGTAAGAATCAAAGCCGAAGCACCTTTGAGTGAAATGTTCGGTTATATTGGTGATTTAAGAACCATGACTTCTGGACGTGGTCAATTCTCCATGGAGTTTGATCATTATGCACCTTGTCCTAAGAATGTAGCTGATGAAGTTATTAAAGAAGTTAAAGAGCGGGAATTAGCGGCGGCTAAATAATAATGAGGAATGA encodes the following:
- the fusA gene encoding elongation factor G, yielding MTKDLSKYRNIGIFAHVDAGKTTTTERILKLTGKIHKIGEVHDGAATTDFMEQEQERGITIQSAATSCFWKDHQFNVIDTPGHVDFTIEVYRSLKVLDGGIGVFCGSGGVEPQSETNWRYANDSKVARIIYVNKLDRTGADFYRVVKQVKEILAAEPLVMVLPIGVETEFKGVVDLLTRKAWIWDDSGDPFAYTIEDVPEDMKDDVEVYREQLIEMAVQQDDDLMEKYLEGEEIAIDDIKRCIRKGTRDLAFFPTYCGSSFKNKGVQLILDAVIDYLPDPTEVNPQPITDIEGNETGEFAIVDANEPLRALAFKIMDDRYGALTFTRIYSGVLSKGMTILNTATGKTDRIGRLVEMHANDRIEIESAQAGDIVAIVGMKNVQTGHTLCDPNNPATLEPMVFPDPVISIAIKPKNKGGNEKMGLALSKMVQEDPSFYVETDQESGETIIKGMGELHLDIKVDILKRTHGVEVEVGKPQVAYRESITKVVNDSYTHKKQSGGSGQFGRIDYTVEPGEPGTGFQFESKVTGGNVPREFWPAVQKGFQASIVKGVLAGFPCVDLKVTLTDGAFHAVDSSAIAFEIAARAGYRQSIPKAGPQLLEPIMNIDVFTPEDHMGDVIGDLNRRRGMIKSQSTTPMGVRIKAEAPLSEMFGYIGDLRTMTSGRGQFSMEFDHYAPCPKNVADEVIKEVKERELAAAK